The following is a genomic window from Babesia bovis T2Bo chromosome 4 map unlocalized Chr4_1, whole genome shotgun sequence.
CTGAATACGTTCATCAGGTTGAATTGGTTAGGGCCACCATGTGGATGTTCCAGTGAATCGGATAAGCATCTCGCATCGCGTTACAGCAACAAAGCAATTGAAGACCCGAGTGACAATGACGTTACACTCGATACCTACGGATCTGTTACCGACAAGGGCGCCTCATTCTCAGCCTTTGCTATAGAGAAGGTATCCCTAGAGTACACCCAGAGGTGTATCCTAGGGTCGCCTGATTTGAGGTATATCGACCTAGAACAAGGTGGCTACGCCACGCTAGTGGCATCCATATTGGATGCCTTGGAAATAGATGGTGAGACTGTATACAGTGGCGTATACGGCTCACCATACTTTGTAGCTGCATTGGCATTCCTGGGCTGCCTAAACGGTTCAATCGTTGGTCAGGGCCTATCGAGTAACTCCGTGCTTACTAAGGAGAGTAGTACTCTAAATACCGTTGGTATATGGCAGGGTCGTGTGGCATTTATATGGCAGCGCATCGTGCGAAACAGCACCCTGAACCCATGTCCAACACTGTTTCGCACTTGCGTTATCGACTTTGGCGAATCGTTGAAATCTTGCGGCATCCTGCCGCAGGATTTCAACATATCGGTTTGTGACCCTTTGTTGCTAAAGGAGGTGAACATTGCTTCCGTTGATGTACCAAACACGGTATCAACTGGAATGACTTTCTTGGCCAACTCCATTAAGCCAGATCTAGTATCGCGTTTCGAGTGCCCTGGGTACCTACGACCACTCCTGATACTTGAGCTTGGCGTAAGGCTGCCTTATTACAACATGTCGAGGCTATTCGATTCATTATTAAACATAGCCTCAAGTACATTGAATTTTGGCTATACCTTCACGGGCAAGCTGGGTATTCGTCGAAAGCACCAAGTGCGGGAAACAGCACAGCTGGTACTGGTAACAGATAGATCCAATGATAATGGACCTAGTGGGACCAAAGATGAACATGGTAACGCCAGTGTGCCCGAAAATATCGGTTTAATATCAGTAAACGACGATAGTGATATCTTGGAGCGGCCCCGACTATCCGAGGAAGCGGATGAATCGCAACTGTCACTGGCTGAGCAGTGCTTACTGCTATGCCACGCGCTCCACATGCTCAAGTCAACGCCCGAGAGCGATGAGTTGAACCTGGAGTTCCTTAACGCCATTGTTGTACGGTGCCTAGATAATGTATCTGCAACCACATCGTGGCTGTTAACCTCAGTCGCACTATGGGTGCGCTGCAAGACTGAATACCATCGCACCAAGACAGTTGAACGTGCAACTTTGCAGCTATACAAGCTGAGTGATGCGTACTACGAGCCCAGTGCAGCGCCCGGAGCACGTCTGGAGTACATCTGGAATGTATGGTACCCTAGTGCTTGGGGTATAAAGCGCGAAATTGCAAGGAGGATGTCATCTATAGGGTCGTTCCTCACGGCATTCGAAATTTACAAACAGCTGCATATGTGGGAGGATGCAATACAATGCTTAATTATAGTAGGACGTAAAAAAGACGCACTCGAGCTGGTATGTTAATCTGCTAGTTACTAGATGCTGTAGGTAAACCAACAGCTGAAGACAGCACCCAGTGCTTTGCTGTGGTGCTTCCTAGGAGACATAGAAGGTGATATATCGCATTACAAAACTGCTTGGGAGGTTTCCAAGCACCGTTGCGCTCGTGCGCAACGGACCCTGGGCTCATATTACTTCAACAAGGGCGATTTGGACCAGGCAATAGCTTCACTGGAGCTGGCGTTATCCATTAACCCTATGCGAGAAAGCAGCCAGTTCATGCTAGGATGCTGCTACCTGAAGAAAGGCTCTCTGGAGCGTGCCATATCCGTGTTTGCCAGAGTGGTGTCCATGAATCCGTCGTGCCACGATGCCTGGGCGAATATGTGCAGTGCCCACCTGAATGTAAGTTTGTATACCAGGGATATAGTGGACTCAGATCGGTAACATGAAGGAAGCAACTATATGCATAGAGCAAGCAGTTAAGCATAACGGGAACAAGTGGGAGTTCTGGGATATCCGGATGCGTATAGCCCTTAGGGTATGTTACTACACTGTCAAGTACATCTCGCTACAGTCCCGGGATATACAGAACGTATGCTTCGCTATGGAAAAGCTGATATCCCTGGGAAAGGTAAGTCGGTATCCACTGGCGTCACTGTATACAGAAGAGTGCTATTGACCCACTCATGGTGGCGTTCCTGGTGGACGCCTCCACGAAGTTTGATCGCAACCATGCAACGCAGAGAATTATAGCTCGTACCCTAGATACAATTACCAAGCATATCACTGATAACGGCGATATCTGGTCGCAGTGCGCCCGCTACTTTGGATtccaaaagtgctacctCGAGGCGCTGGAATGCACGTTTCGGGAGTACCGAGCACTGGAATCTGAGATAGTTACCAGTCTAACCGAAGCTAAAGGTGATCTAGAAAAACAACGTGAGAATGATGTTAACCAAATTAAGCGAGTAACTAGCTGTCTAGGCGCAATGGTGTCCCTGTTGAAGCGTATGTCGGTGTCGGATCGCCGTGACAAGCGCGCCACCGTGATTGAAACTTTGCGCAGCGTACGAGAACGCATACACTCCCGCATCGAAGCCGTAAATGCACAGTGGCAAATGGAAATGGACTCACTAATAGAAAATGCGGAAGTTGAGGACGTTGTATGCGTATATGCAGATGAGTGAGGACCACCATCGCGCCGGGCGCACTACTGAACATGCTGACACAACGGTACCCTAAAGTATACCAGTTGATATAATAACTATTTAGTAACAATGACAGACATCAAACAACGTGAGAGCGGGTTCAACGCATCTTACGGGAACCGAATTGACCCAAGCAGCAGGATGTTCATAGTTGGAATTCCAACACGCATGGATACGGTAAGTGTGCAAATGGTGTATCTGTAGCATTACCCAGGCTATCGCTGGCCTGCATGGGTACACAAACGATTGTAgctgttgtatatattatcacaGAACACGCTGCGATCCGAGATTGAGCATTATGGAGACGTTGAAGTATACCTCTGCGAAAATTGCGAGGGAGATAACGGGTGGGCATTTGTAGGATTCACAAGGAGAGATGCCGTGGAGCGAGTATGTAGGCAAGTAAAGGCCAGACCGCACCGCACAGTAGCCTGAAATCTTCCTATAGCTATAGAAACACCGTAACAGGTGCTATACGTACTTCATTAATGTTACTCGATGTTCGCATTTATGACATTGTTATACCAATAAAAAGATTTTTTAGTGAATTCTTGTACCCAGTGACTTAAGTACCCTCAGCCTTAATGGCAACGATACCCACCGAAGGTGGTTTGAACTTGCAGGGTTTGGGCGGAGTGGTCTTACACTTCTCCACAGCATTGGATATGTGCTCAACGTTGGTGCGCTTGACCAACGGGAGGAACTTGTTCAAGCAATTGATAAAGCAACAGTGTACCCGCGATCCAGATGGTGATATAAAGAAACGATGACATACTGCCATAGAAGAAAAACATGATTCGTTAGGAAATTGCAACGACATGATCTTAGATGGCTTGTGGTACATACACTTAATACCCGATTTAGTCAACGCATTGGCAATTTGGTTGGCATCCTCCTGGCAAGCTACATAGGGCGATACAAAGGTAAGCTGTGATATGGGCTTCTGCTTAGGACCGTGATCATCCTGGGACTTATTAGTCAAAACCGATAAAAGGTCTTCGTTAGCCTTGTTAACACCAAAGGAGTTATTAAGCTGAGCCTGGGCTACCTGGGTCAGAGATTCAGCGTTAAACCAAAGCGCTATAGCCTCGGTGTATATACGCCAACCTGATGGGTCGGGACATACAACAATGGTAGATGGGTATGACCTAATAGCATTCGTTGAAAAGGTGGCCCAAAATTGCATTGCCTTGATTTCTGAATTAAATATCAACAGGCCCATAGCATCAGGTGGGTCTGTGTTCACCACAGTCTTGCTATTGGTGTCGCCCGTCTTCGGAAACATTAACGGTAACTCATTTACCGCAATGCCGGAGTCGCCAAAGAGCAGTACAAACTTCTGCAAACCGATTTTGTCCCACCACTGTTCATGGTAACCTTTTAACTTGTGGCTGTCACCAACGTCAACGCAAGCTGACATCATGCTGTCAGGTATTACCTCATCCCAATCAAGCAGCTTTTCGTAAGCCTCCATTATGTAGACGAGCACTTCACTGGGACGCCAGTGCCTGGGAATGCCCATCATCAGTAACGACAGGGTGCCTGTggagtatatatacatagtTAGTCCCACCTACCTTTGAGCCACCACTCCTGTACAAGCTCACAGCGACTTGAGCATAAGTACGCGTTAATGCGCTCCAACGGAGTGCAAAAGAAGTTGCTACCAGGCTTAATGGCGTTCCAATGAGTGCCCAATTCAAACGGGGGCGAATCCAACGAGGACTCAGATGGCGGCACCTTGGGGAGAGTTACAATGTCGAGTGCCGTAGTCATCCGCGCAGCGTACAAGTTACGACCGACCCTGGGATCAGCGATTTTGCCATCGTCAGTGGCCTCAGCTGTCTCAGCCGCCTTCGACTCGGGGCGGTTCTTAGCAGCATTGCGACCGGTATTGCCAGATTCTTGGTTGCCGCCACCCTTGGTTTTAGCAGGTTTCTGCTGAGCGCTATCCGAAGGTTGAGCGTGCTTAGCTGGAGGTTCCTTGGGTGGTGGCGGTGGAGGTGAATAGTAAACCTTACGAGGATTCGGACTGCGACGGTCGGAGTACGGAGTCTGTGGCGAGAAGCTGCGACGTGAATGACGGTAACCGTCATAACGATCATAGCGGTCGTAACGGTCAGAGTACTGGTCACGGTCATCATAGTGATCCACAGTCCTGCGATACTTGGTCACCTCCTCGTAACGACCGCCCCTATAAGACCGAGATTCCTCATAGTCATCACGATCATCGTCATAAGATCGATGGTTCTGACGACTACCACGATATGACCTAGATTCCGAATAATAATCTCGGTCAGCATACCGATGATGACGAACGTGGTCATCATTGTCATAGTACCTACGGTAACCATCCGGAGTATGATCTTCATAACGACGCCTGGAACTGTTCTGATAATGACCATCCCTGTAATCGGAATGTCCACGACGCTTATGGTCAAAGTCCCTATATCTAGACCCGTGACCGACGCCCGAGTCACGAGGCACGTTTTCGTCGTCCGTACCACCAGACTTCCTCCCAGAAGAACCCTGCTTCCACTCGTGAGTTTTCATCTATGTGACCCTAACTAGAAGGACCGTTAAAATATCGGTGATCAAGCCAACGTTAAACGTGGGTGCGACCACTCGTGGGCCAACATTGAATCCAACCACAGCCACAGTAATACACTATaaaatacacattttataatatacagTAATTCTATAGTTATCATCTAGGATATAGAATGCAGAAAAAGTAAGAGGTGTATTAACGCAAGTGTTACATTGCTACTCGCAACCACTGACATTCACCGGCAACTTTGTCAAAGCCAATGAAATAGACATTATAGAATATAACTAATAATAATGCGATTTACTTCCTAGAGCTCACAGGCTTCCACTTAATTTGATTTCTGCAGAAAAAAGGCCATCCAGGAGTACATACCTATAGCCATTAGTAATAACACCCAGCACTTACAGCAACACAAATAGCAGTAGTGATCCCAAGACAGAATAGAGTTAATGTGAAATCCTGATGCTGGAAACCAATATAAGTTCCCACGAGCGTGCCCGTGATCAATATGGCATACATCAAAACCTCGCATAACATCTGCCCGTGGAAGTCCTATGGCATTATAAAAACTGATACTTCAATGGACAATAAGTATTACACCCGTGTGTAAAGACAACAGCCAACTTACCACGGTCCCGTTCATGTAATTAAGCAGGCCACTCAAGACATACATCATTAACACAACTATGGAATACTATAACAACTGAAAAGAACTGGCAATATTTATACTGAAGTTGTTCCCCCGGTATTACGGGGATCAAAACCAAGTTTAAGTGAGCCTACAGACTGAGACACACTACCAGGCCTGCGGCCCCAAACACGACTTACACCCTCACGATCAGATAAATAACGCTCTAATCCACCAAGTGCACGATTTCTGTACATCTCACGAGTAGATATAAGCAGTTTATAAGCCTCTTGAGGGGTTTTGGCACCTATCCTGGGAGTTGCCAGTATCTTATCAATGGCCATAGCCATCATCTCAGACTCAGCCAAGCATGAATTCCTTTGCATGTCTACAGCCCGATCCACCATTTTAGAGAGGTCCGGAGGTAAAATGGCGCGAGAGTCAATGGTCCCAGGAAGCTTCCGAAGGGAGCTTTCATCGGGACCCAGACACATGTAGTCCAACTTATCAGGTAATGCTCCCACCGGCGTTCCGGGCGCCATGCGTATTGATGTAGCACCCCTAGAGGACCATAGCATCACCTCATGGTGTAACCGATCCGCTTTGGGAAGTGACACAATGTCCTTTATAAACATGGCAGGAGTGAATATGTAACTATTCTGATCCTTGAGTATAACAAAGAACTCGTTATGCTTATTATCCTCACAGAATCTAGAGATAGTATCCTTCACGCGGTTGCCTATAGTAATTGTTGGAACGAAAATATTATTATCGCGTCCCATCCAGACTAACGTGTATTCAGCGCCGTCAATACCAAGGATACGTGCACCGCTTAAACCTAAGGTCTTGTATACAATGTGGACATCCTTCTGCTTGTATAACAAtgtagaatatatacgAGATCTTAGGTACTCAATGAATTTATCTTCATATTTCTTCTTCCTGTCCAGGCGGTAAAATTCCTCAATGTCAACACCAGCCTCCCTAAGAGCACC
Proteins encoded in this region:
- a CDS encoding tetratricopeptide repeat containing domain protein — encoded protein: MESYCNGAMIPQLELILLAPCKESRERAISYIKDDVIASGHSDLLDLVTFAAEGDVYRGVTLLDRCMGQSVFLDVDPSVAISCQTLYDHLVSRVHEFISNGSKQGLERIYVLAGLVLLLNTFIRLNWLGPPCGCSSESDKHLASRYSNKAIEDPSDNDVTLDTYGSVTDKGASFSAFAIEKVSLEYTQRCILGSPDLRYIDLEQGGYATLVASILDALEIDGETVYSGVYGSPYFVAALAFLGCLNGSIVGQGLSSNSVLTKESSTLNTVGIWQGRVAFIWQRIVRNSTLNPCPTLFRTCVIDFGESLKSCGILPQDFNISVCDPLLLKEVNIASVDVPNTVSTGMTFLANSIKPDLVSRFECPGYLRPLLILELGVRLPYYNMSRLFDSLLNIASSTLNFGYTFTGKLGIRRKHQVRETAQLVLVTDRSNDNGPSGTKDEHGNASVPENIGLISVNDDSDILERPRLSEEADESQLSLAEQCLLLCHALHMLKSTPESDELNLEFLNAIVVRCLDNVSATTSWLLTSVALWVRCKTEYHRTKTVERATLQLYKLSDAYYEPSAAPGARLEYIWNVWYPSAWGIKREIARRMSSIGSFLTAFEIYKQLHMWEDAIQCLIIVGRKKDALELVNQQLKTAPSALLWCFLGDIEGDISHYKTAWEVSKHRCARAQRTLGSYYFNKGDLDQAIASLELALSINPMRESSQFMLGCCYLKKGSLERAISVFARVVSMNPSCHDAWANMCSAHLNIGNMKEATICIEQAVKHNGNKWEFWDIRMRIALRSRDIQNVCFAMEKLISLGKKSAIDPLMVAFLVDASTKFDRNHATQRIIARTLDTITKHITDNGDIWSQCARYFGFQKCYLEALECTFREYRALESEIVTSLTEAKGDLEKQRENDVNQIKRVTSCLGAMVSLLKRMSVSDRRDKRATVIETLRSVRERIHSRIEAVNAQWQMEMDSLIENAEVEDVVCVYADE
- a CDS encoding Microsomal signal peptidase 12 kDa subunit (SPC12) family protein, with product MMYVLSGLLNYMNGTVDFHGQMLCEVLMYAILITGTLVGTYIGFQHQDFTLTLFCLGITTAICVAVCTPGWPFFCRNQIKWKPVSSRK